TCCAGTCCGCTGCCGCCGATGATGCCGATCCTGGCCATGTCCGCCTCCCTGTTAGGAGATGTTCAGAAGACAGGTGTGGTCGAAGCCCGCCTCGCGCAGGGTCTCGCCGCCGCGCAGGAAGCCGAGCTCGATGACGAAGCCGAGCCCCGCGATGGAGGCCTTGGCCTGCTCGACCATCTTGATCATGCCGTGCACCGTGCCGCCGGTGGCCAGCAGGTCGTCGATGAGCAGCACCTTGTCGCCCTGGGTGATGGCGTCCACGTGCATGCACAGCGTGTCGGTACCGTACTCCAGATCGTAGGTCACGGACATGGTCTTCCAGGGAAGCTTGCCGGGCTTGCGCAGGGGCACGAAGGGCAGGCTCATCTTGTAGGCCAGGGGCGCGGCGAAGATGAAGCCGCGGGCCTCGGCCGCCGCGATCTTGGTGGCGCCGGTATCGGCGAAGCGCTCGG
This genomic stretch from Desulfovibrio sp. X2 harbors:
- a CDS encoding adenine phosphoribosyltransferase, coding for MDLRARIRDIPNYPKDGIVFFDITPLLSDPSAFKYAVDQLAERFADTGATKIAAAEARGFIFAAPLAYKMSLPFVPLRKPGKLPWKTMSVTYDLEYGTDTLCMHVDAITQGDKVLLIDDLLATGGTVHGMIKMVEQAKASIAGLGFVIELGFLRGGETLREAGFDHTCLLNIS